GGATTCTATTCTGTCAAGAGCACTTTCACAAGATAGGTGACTCAGTGTAACACTGTGCACCAAAGGTCTTTACACTCTAACACTAAATTCACTCTAGGAAATAAGCCTAAAAGAAAGTCAGAAGTATGGTTGAAGATGTCTGTTCAAGAATATTTACTACAGTGTTGTTTATGGTGGTAAAAAAGTTAGTACTTCCACAAAAGGAAATGTTACTCAAATTAtgaaaatgaactttttaaagagagaggCCAGGTAGAATAATCTGGAACTAACAGGTCCTGTGAACTTCCCTTCAACCTATTCTGCTCCTTCGGTTTGGACTCAACAGTCATTCTAAACCCAAGTATCAATAACAAGACTCAGCCtctattttttattgagtctCAGTGTCCTAATCCACAGCCTCTTCATGGCCTTCTTCATTTCAGCATTTCTCAGGGAGTAGATGACAGGGTTCAGGAAGGGGGTTACCACTGTGTAGAACACAGCCACCACCTTGTCTATAGGCAGAGTGGTAGAAGGCCTCAGGTAGATGAAGATGCAGGGTCCAAAGAACAAGATAACCACGGTGACATGGGACCCACAGGTGGAGAGGGCTTTGCGCCGCCCCTCAGAGCTCTGGGTTCTCAGATGGAGCAAGATGACCATATAGGATGCTAAGAGGACCCCAAAACTGACCACAGACAGGGTGCCTCCATTGGCAACAATCAGCAGACCAATGAGGAAGGTGTCAAAGCAGGCAAGTTTGAGAAGGGGAAGCAGGTCACAGAAATAGTGGTTGATCACATTGGGGCCACAGAAGGGCAAGTGGAAGACGAGAAGGATTTGGGCAAATGAATGCACAAAGCCTCCCACCCATGCTGTTCCTACAAGGACAGCACACACCTGCCGGTTCATGACGGTGGCGTAGCTGAGGGGCTTGCAGATGGCTACATAGCGGTCATAGGCCATCACAGTGAGCAGGAAAATCTCAGTGCCACCAAAGAAGTG
The sequence above is a segment of the Theropithecus gelada isolate Dixy chromosome 14, Tgel_1.0, whole genome shotgun sequence genome. Coding sequences within it:
- the LOC112607267 gene encoding olfactory receptor 4X2, giving the protein MTNIHNVTEFIFLGLSPNQEVQRVCFLIFLFLYTAIVLGSFLIVLTVTTSRSLGSPMYFFLSCLSFVEICYSSTTAPKLISDLLAERKAMSWWGCMAQLFFLHFFGGTEIFLLTVMAYDRYVAICKPLSYATVMNRQVCAVLVGTAWVGGFVHSFAQILLVFHLPFCGPNVINHYFCDLLPLLKLACFDTFLIGLLIVANGGTLSVVSFGVLLASYMVILLHLRTQSSEGRRKALSTCGSHVTVVILFFGPCIFIYLRPSTTLPIDKVVAVFYTVVTPFLNPVIYSLRNAEMKKAMKRLWIRTLRLNKK